The following proteins are co-located in the Lachnospiraceae bacterium genome:
- a CDS encoding MFS transporter — protein sequence MSKQAVQSVKELKAFFILWSTQSLSQLGSSMTAFALTLWLYEKTGSALQTALLAICTYVPYILMSVLAGALSDRWNKKKTMLVCDSLAALCTVITFIMLKLDVLETWHLYVLNAINGLMNTVQQPAGEVAMTMIIPPKYYQRASGLRSLSQSLITILNPILAAALFSFLGMEAVIAVDLGSFLIAFAALGLFVNISDGQRKEKQESVFKSAKNGLLFLKRNPLIFSLILFMAGVNFVASAFDAVLPAYVLSSPSGGQNVLGAVTASAGIATLIGSGMASLLPKPKDRIRVIYLTMLISLSTENFLLAFVRQPILWCIGQVIGWVLVPVMSANMDVILRSSIPVDMQGRVYACRNTLQFFTIPIGLFIGGIMVDDVCEPLMEKAAEGSLLRQWFGAGKGSGAALVMFILGVLGAVFCLVFGRILKKYHYEEKA from the coding sequence ATGAGTAAACAAGCGGTGCAATCAGTAAAGGAATTAAAAGCCTTTTTTATTTTATGGAGCACGCAGAGTCTTTCTCAGTTAGGCAGCAGCATGACCGCTTTTGCACTAACACTTTGGCTGTATGAAAAGACGGGATCTGCATTACAAACGGCTTTGCTTGCTATATGTACCTATGTTCCGTATATTTTGATGAGTGTGCTTGCCGGGGCGCTCAGCGACCGGTGGAATAAGAAAAAAACAATGCTGGTATGCGATTCGCTGGCGGCGCTTTGCACGGTAATTACATTCATTATGTTAAAGTTAGATGTTTTGGAAACATGGCATTTATATGTGTTAAATGCGATCAATGGTTTAATGAATACAGTGCAGCAGCCGGCGGGGGAGGTTGCAATGACAATGATTATTCCCCCAAAGTACTATCAAAGAGCCAGCGGCCTGCGTTCTCTTTCTCAATCTTTGATTACGATTTTGAATCCGATTTTGGCAGCAGCGTTGTTTTCTTTTTTAGGGATGGAAGCAGTGATAGCAGTCGATTTAGGCAGTTTTCTCATAGCATTTGCGGCGTTAGGACTATTTGTAAATATTTCCGATGGGCAGAGAAAAGAAAAGCAAGAGTCTGTTTTTAAATCAGCCAAGAATGGTCTGCTCTTTTTGAAAAGGAATCCACTTATTTTTTCGCTGATTTTATTTATGGCAGGCGTTAATTTTGTGGCATCTGCATTCGATGCGGTACTGCCAGCCTATGTTCTTTCGAGTCCAAGCGGTGGACAAAATGTCTTAGGCGCCGTTACGGCCTCGGCGGGAATCGCAACACTCATAGGAAGCGGTATGGCGTCGCTTCTGCCAAAGCCGAAGGACCGGATTAGAGTTATTTATTTAACGATGCTAATTTCATTAAGTACAGAGAATTTTTTACTGGCGTTTGTAAGGCAGCCTATTTTATGGTGTATAGGGCAGGTGATCGGATGGGTTCTGGTGCCGGTTATGAGTGCCAATATGGATGTGATTTTAAGATCGTCTATTCCGGTGGATATGCAGGGCAGGGTTTACGCATGCAGAAATACATTGCAATTTTTTACGATTCCGATCGGGCTATTTATAGGCGGCATTATGGTGGACGACGTGTGTGAGCCTTTGATGGAGAAAGCGGCAGAGGGCAGCTTGCTGAGGCAGTGGTTCGGTGCAGGAAAAGGCTCGGGAGCTGCGCTGGTTATGTTTATTTTAGGAGTCCTGGGAGCAGTCTTTTGTTTAGTATTCGGAAGAATTTTAAAAAAATATCATTATGAAGAAAAGGCGTAA
- a CDS encoding HAD family phosphatase: MFRLLGLDLDGTLLNDQKKICRPNIENLQKAKEQGVKIVLCSGRSADGMQRELNQLALKEEGQYGIALNGGVIFETTGKVLKKNLMNEEAAKALISLGRSMLEEINIQLYTGDRVCVERWNETTDFYQEATGSHPQIVENLMDYAEKTVKIVFFSRGVIDESLNKIRILKEKVEGQLPKETQSVISAPYLLEFFDQKVDKGRAVKELADYLRIGSSEVICVGDQENDLPMLRYAGVGAVMQNGAPEVKAAADYITEKNNNEGGVAEVVERFILAKEEADI; this comes from the coding sequence ATGTTTCGGTTATTAGGACTTGATTTAGATGGAACGCTGTTAAATGATCAAAAGAAAATTTGCAGGCCGAACATAGAAAACCTGCAAAAAGCAAAAGAACAAGGGGTAAAAATTGTACTATGTTCAGGCAGATCAGCCGATGGTATGCAGAGAGAGCTGAATCAGCTGGCGCTTAAGGAAGAAGGGCAGTATGGAATCGCATTAAATGGCGGTGTAATTTTTGAGACCACAGGAAAGGTTTTAAAAAAGAATCTGATGAACGAGGAGGCAGCTAAAGCACTGATCTCTCTGGGACGTTCTATGCTGGAAGAGATTAATATTCAGTTATATACAGGTGATAGAGTGTGTGTGGAACGGTGGAATGAAACAACAGATTTTTATCAGGAAGCAACCGGAAGCCATCCACAGATTGTAGAAAACTTGATGGACTATGCGGAGAAGACGGTCAAAATTGTCTTTTTTAGCAGGGGTGTCATCGATGAATCGCTTAACAAGATACGGATATTAAAGGAAAAGGTAGAAGGGCAGCTCCCCAAGGAAACGCAGAGCGTGATTTCAGCACCCTATTTGCTTGAGTTTTTTGATCAGAAGGTAGATAAAGGAAGAGCGGTCAAGGAGTTAGCGGACTATCTAAGGATTGGTTCGAGTGAGGTTATCTGTGTGGGAGATCAGGAAAACGATCTGCCTATGCTTCGCTACGCAGGAGTGGGAGCCGTGATGCAGAACGGAGCTCCCGAGGTAAAAGCGGCAGCGGATTATATTACAGAAAAGAATAATAATGAGGGCGGGGTGGCAGAAGTAGTAGAGCGGTTTATCTTGGCGAAAGAGGAAGCAGACATATAA
- a CDS encoding ParB/RepB/Spo0J family partition protein produces the protein MENKAKKRGLGRGLSALMGSSEKEALTISEENSSEINGQGAKKTDGVCWLDIYQVEPDRAQPRQKFDDESLEELTSSIKQYGVLQPLIVQERDGFYQIIAGERRWRAAKNAGIEKIPVIIKEYTSEEVLEISLIENIQREDLSPIEEAKAYRRLMEEYHLKQEEVAEKVGKSRSALANALRLLNLEETVQGWVEVGALSAGHAKVLLGSKEKEEQRILAQKVIEEGLSVRQLEKLLELNKKKKEQAENKQEPQDAVQALIYSSIGQQMQDILGTKVSIVQGKRKGKIEIEYYSADDLERIMDMLNQIKQ, from the coding sequence ATGGAAAACAAGGCAAAAAAACGGGGCTTAGGAAGAGGATTAAGCGCTTTGATGGGCAGCAGCGAGAAGGAAGCGCTTACTATATCAGAAGAAAACTCGTCAGAGATAAATGGACAAGGTGCTAAAAAAACAGACGGTGTTTGCTGGCTTGATATTTATCAGGTAGAACCAGACAGGGCACAGCCAAGGCAAAAGTTTGATGATGAAAGTTTGGAAGAGCTTACCTCATCGATAAAACAGTATGGCGTGCTGCAGCCATTGATCGTGCAGGAAAGAGATGGATTTTATCAGATTATAGCAGGAGAACGCAGGTGGCGGGCGGCCAAAAATGCAGGAATTGAAAAAATCCCCGTCATTATTAAGGAATATACCTCTGAGGAGGTATTAGAAATTTCCCTGATTGAAAATATTCAAAGGGAAGATTTGAGTCCGATTGAGGAAGCAAAGGCTTATAGGCGGTTGATGGAAGAATATCATCTGAAACAAGAAGAGGTTGCTGAGAAGGTCGGCAAGAGCCGTTCGGCACTCGCCAATGCACTCCGTCTTTTGAATTTGGAGGAGACAGTGCAGGGATGGGTAGAGGTAGGTGCCCTTTCAGCAGGACATGCCAAGGTTCTGCTGGGAAGCAAAGAAAAAGAGGAGCAGCGCATATTAGCGCAAAAAGTGATAGAAGAGGGGCTTAGCGTTAGACAGCTGGAGAAGCTCCTGGAACTAAACAAAAAGAAAAAAGAGCAGGCTGAGAACAAACAAGAGCCACAGGACGCAGTACAGGCGCTGATCTATAGCTCTATTGGCCAGCAGATGCAGGATATTTTAGGTACGAAGGTCAGCATTGTACAAGGAAAAAGAAAGGGGAAAATTGAGATTGAGTATTATTCGGCGGACGATTTGGAACGCATTATGGATATGCTCAATCAGATTAAGCAATAA
- a CDS encoding ParA family protein → MGKVIAIANQKGGVGKTTTTVNLGACLGEKGKKVLIIDMDPQGNTTSGFGIDKETLFATSYEMVLGDSTAQESIIELPQYKIDLIPASIDLAGAEVELIGIDQRERLLDEKVAKIKNNYDFILIDCPPSLNILTINAFRAADSILVPIQCEFYALEGLTQLISTINLVKQRLNPKIEIEGLVFTMYDNRTNLSLQVVEEVKNFLPSKIYETKIPRNIRLAEAPSYGMPVIYYERTSKGAVSYLELAEEVIQRNQK, encoded by the coding sequence ATGGGCAAAGTGATTGCGATTGCAAACCAGAAGGGCGGGGTCGGTAAGACTACGACAACGGTAAATCTGGGGGCATGTCTGGGAGAAAAAGGAAAAAAAGTATTGATCATTGATATGGATCCTCAAGGAAACACAACTAGCGGATTTGGAATTGATAAGGAAACGCTGTTTGCAACAAGCTATGAGATGGTGCTGGGTGACAGCACAGCACAGGAGAGCATCATAGAGCTTCCGCAATATAAGATTGACCTAATTCCAGCGAGCATTGATTTGGCGGGGGCAGAGGTAGAGCTGATCGGAATCGATCAGAGAGAACGGTTGCTGGATGAAAAAGTGGCAAAGATTAAAAATAATTATGATTTTATTTTAATCGATTGTCCGCCATCGTTAAATATACTGACGATCAATGCATTTCGCGCGGCAGATTCAATTTTAGTACCGATTCAGTGTGAATTTTATGCACTAGAAGGATTAACACAGCTCATCAGCACTATCAATTTAGTAAAGCAAAGATTAAATCCTAAAATTGAAATAGAAGGACTTGTGTTTACCATGTATGACAATCGAACCAATTTGAGCCTTCAAGTGGTAGAAGAAGTGAAGAATTTCTTGCCTAGTAAAATATATGAAACGAAGATTCCTCGCAATATTCGGTTAGCAGAAGCGCCAAGCTATGGCATGCCGGTAATATATTATGAGAGAACTTCTAAAGGTGCCGTCAGCTATTTGGAGCTGGCAGAAGAAGTGATTCAAAGAAACCAGAAGTAA
- a CDS encoding YegS/Rv2252/BmrU family lipid kinase, translated as MRDIILIYNPKAGDTYFRFSLDRFIEVFSEKEYEIRVFRSRRAGDMAAYLEECDLSLTQAIFIAGGNGSINEVVNAMMRIGSKIPIGVIPAGVENDFAKSLGFGADLEENLKALAVMDAVAVDVARVNDQYFVNLCSAGTFTSLTNVSSDMKNTFGRLAYYVKGLGALTKIRKMNLHIETEQASYEGVYAFLMLINAKIQRERKDIVGLTDGKYDLLAIKNAGIADIARIFLKVIKREPIDNKNALHLQGDYFKISAKDCIETIETEVDGEKGPSLPLEVKVYRGALNFFINK; from the coding sequence GTGCGGGATATTATTTTAATTTATAATCCGAAAGCCGGTGATACCTATTTTCGCTTTTCCTTAGATCGGTTTATAGAGGTCTTTTCAGAAAAGGAATACGAAATACGGGTGTTTAGGAGCCGGAGGGCCGGCGATATGGCGGCATATCTTGAGGAGTGCGATTTAAGTCTTACACAGGCCATCTTTATTGCCGGAGGAAATGGAAGCATCAATGAAGTAGTCAATGCCATGATGCGGATTGGATCTAAAATTCCAATTGGCGTGATCCCAGCGGGAGTGGAAAATGATTTTGCCAAATCATTGGGCTTTGGCGCAGATCTGGAAGAAAACCTGAAGGCCCTTGCCGTGATGGATGCTGTGGCAGTCGATGTTGCGAGAGTCAATGATCAATATTTTGTTAATTTATGCAGTGCGGGAACCTTTACCAGCCTTACGAATGTAAGCAGCGATATGAAAAATACATTTGGGCGATTAGCGTATTATGTAAAGGGGCTGGGGGCCCTGACCAAGATACGGAAAATGAACCTGCATATTGAGACAGAGCAGGCAAGCTATGAGGGCGTATATGCGTTTCTGATGTTGATCAATGCCAAAATACAGCGAGAAAGAAAAGATATTGTCGGGCTAACGGATGGAAAATATGATCTGCTAGCGATTAAAAATGCAGGGATTGCAGATATTGCGAGGATTTTTCTTAAGGTTATCAAACGGGAACCGATCGATAATAAAAATGCGCTGCATTTGCAGGGAGATTATTTCAAAATATCTGCAAAAGATTGCATAGAAACAATAGAGACAGAGGTAGACGGGGAAAAAGGACCATCATTGCCATTAGAAGTGAAAGTGTATCGGGGAGCACTCAATTTCTTCATTAATAAATAG
- a CDS encoding arginine--tRNA ligase encodes MYCKDYVVKELAACLPDLTEEQISEGIEIPKEKSMGDYAFPCFRLAKIMHKAPNLIAQEVVAQLQNSEVLEKAEAVGPYVNMFLDKAWRAQFVLGQVDAAEKEGRAYGSSSIGEGKTVVMDYSSINVAKPFHIGHLRTTVIGNSISRILKFLGYKTVSINHLGDWGTQFGKMVLAYRKWGNPDEVEAKGVRGLLELYVRFHEEAERNPELEEEARATFTSMEQGDEEALKLWKLFVNISLKEVDKVYAMLDVQFDSYLGESYYWNKTDELIQRLKEKQLLQESEGAQIVDLSEDNMPPCLILKKDGSTLYTTRDIAAALYRKATYDFDKCLYITGMEQSLHFAQWFKVVEKMGYPWSQDLVHIPYGLVSLEGGGKLATRSGNVIFLEDLLKEAVQKTKVIMQEKNPDLENMDEVAEQVGVGAVVFHDLFNNRIKDVTFSWDQVLNFDGETGPYVQYTFARASSILRKAAWEPAQQEEIDMSCLTDEYSQELLKLIESFPKRVAEACQKWEPYMVTRYTVAMATAFNKFYHENSILNAEEAVKKARLKLTYVVAQIIKQGLYLIGVKAPEKM; translated from the coding sequence ATGTATTGTAAGGATTATGTAGTAAAGGAGCTGGCGGCCTGTCTGCCTGACTTGACGGAGGAGCAGATTAGCGAGGGCATTGAAATCCCGAAAGAAAAATCGATGGGAGATTATGCATTCCCATGCTTTCGTTTGGCCAAGATCATGCATAAGGCGCCCAACTTAATTGCACAGGAGGTAGTCGCCCAGCTGCAAAACAGTGAGGTTTTAGAAAAAGCAGAGGCTGTAGGGCCCTATGTTAATATGTTTCTAGATAAGGCGTGGCGCGCGCAGTTTGTTTTAGGGCAGGTGGATGCCGCAGAAAAGGAAGGTCGCGCCTATGGTTCCTCTTCCATAGGAGAGGGGAAAACGGTGGTGATGGATTATTCATCCATCAACGTGGCTAAGCCCTTTCATATCGGACATTTGCGCACGACTGTAATTGGAAATTCAATCAGCCGAATTTTAAAGTTTTTAGGCTATAAGACTGTCAGCATCAACCATCTGGGAGATTGGGGCACTCAATTTGGCAAAATGGTGCTGGCCTACCGCAAGTGGGGAAATCCAGATGAGGTAGAAGCGAAGGGTGTACGCGGCCTTTTAGAGCTGTATGTTCGTTTTCATGAGGAGGCAGAGCGTAATCCTGAGCTGGAAGAGGAGGCACGCGCTACGTTTACCTCCATGGAGCAGGGGGATGAAGAAGCGCTTAAGCTATGGAAGCTCTTTGTAAATATCAGTCTGAAAGAGGTGGATAAGGTATATGCCATGCTCGATGTGCAGTTCGATTCATATCTGGGAGAGAGCTATTATTGGAATAAAACAGATGAGCTGATCCAAAGGCTGAAGGAGAAGCAGCTGCTGCAGGAAAGTGAAGGCGCGCAGATTGTGGATCTAAGCGAGGATAACATGCCGCCCTGTTTGATTCTTAAAAAAGATGGCAGCACACTGTATACAACACGGGATATTGCAGCTGCATTATATCGGAAGGCAACCTATGATTTTGATAAATGCCTTTATATCACCGGCATGGAGCAGAGCCTTCATTTTGCCCAGTGGTTCAAGGTGGTTGAAAAGATGGGCTATCCGTGGAGTCAGGATCTGGTACATATCCCCTATGGGCTGGTTAGTTTGGAAGGCGGCGGAAAGCTGGCAACACGAAGCGGCAACGTAATCTTTTTAGAGGATCTTTTGAAAGAGGCTGTACAGAAAACAAAGGTCATCATGCAGGAAAAGAACCCCGATCTGGAAAACATGGACGAGGTTGCCGAGCAGGTCGGCGTTGGCGCCGTAGTATTTCATGACTTGTTTAACAATCGGATCAAGGATGTAACCTTCAGCTGGGATCAGGTGCTGAATTTTGATGGAGAGACCGGGCCGTATGTGCAGTACACCTTTGCACGTGCTTCCAGCATCCTGCGTAAAGCAGCCTGGGAGCCTGCACAGCAGGAAGAAATTGATATGTCCTGCCTTACCGATGAATATTCACAAGAGCTGTTAAAGCTCATCGAGAGCTTTCCGAAGCGTGTGGCCGAAGCCTGCCAGAAATGGGAACCCTATATGGTAACGCGCTATACTGTAGCGATGGCCACGGCATTTAATAAATTTTATCATGAAAACAGCATTTTGAATGCAGAGGAAGCCGTTAAAAAAGCAAGGTTGAAGCTTACGTATGTAGTGGCGCAGATTATTAAGCAAGGTTTATACTTGATTGGTGTAAAGGCGCCGGAAAAGATGTAA
- the noc gene encoding nucleoid occlusion protein, which translates to MLTNQLLVQSIDVQKVVPNPYQPRHVFETEALRELAESIKNHGVLQPITVRQVGAEYELIAGERRLRATRMARMEEIPAIVVEADDEESAVLALIENIQRQDLNYMEEAKGYQRLAEDYHMTQEEIARVMGKTQPAVANKLRLLRLGKEVRSILSEYGLTERHARALLRLPEEKLQVEAAAHMAKAGLNVRAAEAYIDRILQQIEEQKQKKPRVRRFIRDIRLFTNTVNKAASYMKESGVPVQVTENKAEGYYEMVIRVPYQ; encoded by the coding sequence ATTTTGACAAATCAGTTGCTTGTTCAATCCATTGATGTACAGAAAGTTGTGCCTAATCCTTATCAGCCGAGGCATGTGTTTGAGACGGAGGCGCTGAGGGAACTGGCGGAATCGATTAAAAATCATGGAGTGCTCCAGCCGATTACTGTGCGGCAGGTGGGAGCAGAATATGAGCTGATCGCGGGGGAGAGGCGCCTGCGTGCTACGCGCATGGCCAGGATGGAGGAGATCCCGGCCATCGTTGTGGAAGCGGATGATGAAGAGAGTGCGGTGCTGGCGCTGATTGAAAATATTCAGCGGCAGGATCTGAACTATATGGAAGAGGCGAAGGGGTATCAGAGGCTGGCGGAGGACTATCACATGACGCAGGAGGAAATTGCACGTGTGATGGGTAAGACACAGCCGGCGGTGGCGAATAAGCTGCGCCTTCTGCGTTTGGGAAAAGAAGTGAGAAGTATTTTGTCGGAATATGGGCTTACAGAGCGGCATGCACGTGCCTTGCTTCGCCTTCCGGAGGAAAAGCTGCAGGTAGAAGCGGCGGCGCATATGGCAAAGGCAGGACTCAATGTACGTGCGGCGGAGGCGTATATCGACAGGATTTTACAGCAGATAGAGGAGCAAAAGCAGAAAAAACCAAGAGTTCGGCGGTTTATTCGTGATATCCGCCTGTTTACGAATACGGTGAATAAGGCTGCTTCTTATATGAAGGAATCCGGCGTGCCGGTGCAGGTGACGGAGAATAAAGCAGAGGGCTATTACGAGATGGTGATTCGCGTGCCCTATCAATAA
- the rsmG gene encoding 16S rRNA (guanine(527)-N(7))-methyltransferase RsmG has protein sequence MRQILEDGAKAMGVSLSQRQLEQFERYYELLVMWNEKMNLTAITQQEEVAVKHFLDSLAGWKELYWEQNKAPALIDVGTGAGFPGLPLKIAFPDVQLTLLDSLQKRVGFLQEVTEQLGLAGVRCLHGRAEEAAHEASLREHFDVAMARAVAPLPVLLEYCSGYVRRGGAFLAYKGPGIEAELAESQRAMRELRLQYKKTLKATLPGDDLDHFVAVFEKIGNLSLKYPRKQSKIKKEKLV, from the coding sequence ATGAGGCAAATTTTGGAAGACGGCGCCAAAGCAATGGGCGTGAGCCTTTCCCAGCGCCAGCTGGAACAGTTCGAGCGATACTATGAGCTGCTGGTTATGTGGAATGAAAAAATGAATCTGACGGCCATTACGCAGCAAGAGGAGGTGGCGGTCAAGCATTTTTTGGATAGTTTGGCGGGATGGAAGGAGCTTTATTGGGAGCAAAATAAGGCGCCGGCGCTGATCGATGTGGGGACGGGTGCCGGCTTTCCGGGGCTGCCGCTGAAAATTGCGTTTCCGGATGTTCAGCTGACGCTGCTGGATTCACTGCAGAAACGAGTGGGATTTTTGCAGGAGGTGACGGAGCAACTGGGGCTTGCGGGGGTGCGTTGCCTGCACGGCAGAGCGGAAGAAGCGGCGCATGAGGCGTCTCTGCGGGAGCATTTTGATGTGGCCATGGCTCGGGCGGTGGCACCGCTGCCGGTTTTGCTGGAGTACTGCAGCGGATATGTGAGAAGGGGCGGCGCATTTTTGGCCTATAAGGGGCCGGGCATTGAAGCTGAGCTGGCGGAGTCGCAGAGAGCTATGCGGGAATTGCGGCTGCAGTATAAAAAGACACTGAAAGCGACACTTCCCGGAGATGATCTTGACCATTTTGTGGCGGTTTTTGAAAAAATTGGTAATTTAAGCTTGAAATATCCTCGAAAACAAAGTAAAATTAAGAAAGAGAAATTGGTATAA
- the mnmG gene encoding tRNA uridine-5-carboxymethylaminomethyl(34) synthesis enzyme MnmG: MYQEEAVDIAVIGGGHAGCEAALAAARLGLRTILFAISLDSIAMMPCNPSIGGTSKGHLVREIDALGGEMGRNIDHTYIQSRMLNTAKGPAVHSLRAQADKFRYKERMKQVLENQQGLQIRQNEVVRIDVQDGKVKGVETATGAYYPCRAAIICTGTYLNARCIHGEYETLTGPNGLQAARGGLTQCMEALGIPMRRFKTGTPARVDGKTLDFERMQVQEGDSELVPFSFESDPQAISREQRPCYLTYTNERTHEIIRANLHRSPLYGGVIHGVGPRYCPSIEDKVVRFADKERHQLFLEPEGEGTNEYYVQGMSSSLPEDVQRDMLRTIPGMEHVQVMRTGYAIEYDCVDPLALKSTLELKQVKGLYSAGQFNGSSGYEEAAAQGLVAGINASMALLGKEALGVDRSNSYIGVLIDDLVTKGTNEPYRMMTSRAEYRLLLRQDNADLRLTPEGYRVGLISEARYEKFLAKKEAISREIERLQTTKSKGGHGLLGELLKRPENTYASLQELDPQRPALPKEVGEQAAIQIKYAGYIERQLQQVEKFKRLEQKKLPSELDYETIQGLRKEAQQKLNAVKPLSIGQAERISGVSPADISVLLVYLEQRRRDGKERR, from the coding sequence ATGTATCAGGAAGAAGCAGTGGATATTGCGGTAATCGGCGGCGGGCATGCGGGCTGCGAGGCAGCGCTGGCAGCTGCCCGGCTTGGTCTGCGGACGATCTTATTTGCTATTTCGCTTGATTCGATAGCAATGATGCCCTGCAATCCCAGCATAGGAGGAACCTCTAAGGGCCATTTAGTGAGGGAAATTGATGCGCTGGGCGGCGAAATGGGGCGCAATATTGATCATACCTATATTCAGTCGAGAATGTTAAATACAGCCAAGGGGCCGGCGGTGCATTCCCTGCGGGCTCAGGCGGATAAATTTCGCTATAAAGAACGGATGAAGCAGGTGCTGGAGAATCAGCAGGGTCTTCAGATCCGTCAAAATGAAGTCGTGCGGATTGATGTGCAGGATGGAAAGGTGAAGGGTGTGGAGACAGCTACAGGAGCCTATTATCCATGCCGCGCAGCGATCATATGCACAGGAACGTATCTGAATGCCAGATGCATTCACGGAGAATATGAAACGCTCACAGGTCCGAATGGGCTTCAGGCGGCCAGAGGCGGACTTACGCAGTGCATGGAGGCACTGGGAATTCCTATGCGGCGCTTTAAAACAGGGACACCTGCGCGTGTGGATGGAAAAACACTGGATTTTGAGCGCATGCAGGTGCAGGAGGGGGATAGCGAGCTAGTGCCTTTTTCCTTTGAAAGCGATCCACAGGCCATTTCCCGGGAGCAAAGGCCCTGCTATTTAACTTATACAAATGAACGGACACATGAGATCATCCGTGCCAATTTGCATCGGTCGCCCTTATACGGCGGCGTGATCCATGGAGTGGGGCCGCGGTATTGTCCTTCTATTGAGGATAAGGTGGTGCGTTTTGCTGATAAGGAGCGGCACCAGCTGTTTTTAGAGCCGGAGGGAGAGGGCACCAACGAGTATTATGTGCAGGGCATGTCTTCTTCCTTGCCGGAGGATGTGCAGCGGGATATGCTGCGTACAATTCCGGGGATGGAGCATGTACAGGTGATGCGCACCGGCTATGCGATTGAATATGACTGCGTCGACCCCTTAGCGCTTAAAAGCACGCTGGAGCTCAAACAGGTAAAAGGCCTTTACAGTGCCGGCCAGTTTAATGGCAGCTCCGGCTATGAAGAAGCAGCGGCGCAGGGGCTTGTAGCAGGCATCAATGCGTCGATGGCTCTGCTGGGAAAAGAAGCGCTTGGCGTAGACAGAAGCAACAGCTATATCGGCGTGCTGATCGACGATCTGGTGACCAAGGGGACGAATGAGCCGTACCGGATGATGACCTCGCGCGCGGAGTATCGTTTGCTCCTGCGGCAGGATAACGCAGATCTGAGGCTTACGCCGGAGGGCTACCGCGTGGGACTGATCTCGGAGGCACGCTATGAGAAATTTCTGGCGAAAAAGGAAGCCATTTCCCGGGAAATTGAGCGCCTGCAGACAACAAAATCAAAAGGGGGGCACGGCCTTTTGGGAGAGCTTTTGAAGCGGCCGGAAAACACATATGCGAGCCTTCAGGAGCTGGATCCGCAGAGACCGGCGCTGCCAAAGGAAGTCGGAGAACAGGCGGCCATCCAGATTAAATATGCGGGATACATCGAGCGGCAGCTGCAGCAGGTAGAAAAATTTAAACGGTTAGAACAGAAAAAGCTTCCTTCAGAACTGGATTATGAAACGATTCAGGGGCTCAGAAAAGAGGCACAGCAGAAGCTAAATGCGGTGAAGCCTCTTTCTATCGGTCAGGCAGAGCGAATTTCCGGGGTGTCCCCGGCAGATATCAGCGTGCTCTTGGTTTATCTGGAGCAGCGAAGACGGGACGGAAAGGAGAGGCGATGA